The proteins below are encoded in one region of Rhinolophus sinicus isolate RSC01 linkage group LG07, ASM3656204v1, whole genome shotgun sequence:
- the CUEDC2 gene encoding CUE domain-containing protein 2, which yields MELERIVSTALLAFVRTHLPEADLSGLDEVIFSYVLGVLEDLGPSGPSEENFDMEAFTEMMEAYVPGFAHIPKNMIGDMMQKLSGQLSGARNKENLQPQSSEVQGQVLISSERLQRPEKLKEETRASPAAGDTQDEAAGAEEELLPGVDVLLEVFPTCSVEQAQWVLAKARGDLEEAVHMLVEGKEEGPAAWDGSNQDPPKRLRGPQKDELKSFILQKYMMVDSAEDQKIHRPMAPKEAPKKLIRYIDNQVVSTKGERFKDVRNPEAEEMKATYINLKPARKYRFH from the exons aTGGAGCTGGAGAGGATTGTCAGCACAGCCCTCCTTGCCTTTGTCCGGACACACCTCCCAGAGGCTGACCTCAG TGGCTTGGATGAGGTCATCTTCTCCTATGTGCTCGGGGTCCTGGAGGACCTGGGCCCCTCAGGCCCGTCAGAGGAGAACTTCGACATGGAGGCCTTCACGGAGATGATGGAGGCCTATGTGCCTGGCTTTGCCCACATCCCAAA GAATATGATAGGGGACATGATGCAGAAGCTCTCAGGGCAGTTGAGTGGTGCCAGGAACAAAG AGAACCTGCAACCACAGAGCTCTGAGGTCCAAGGTCAGGTGCTCATCTCCTCAGAGCGTCTGCAGCGGCCTGAAAAGCTCAAAGAAGAGACCAGGGCTTCTCCTGCTGCTGGGGACACCCAAGATGAG GCAGCTGGTGCTGAGGAAGAGCTGCTGCCAGGGGTGGATGTACTCCTGGAAGTGTTCCCTACCTGTTCGGTGGAGCAGGCCCAGtgggtgctggccaaagctcggGGGGACTTGGAAGAAGCTGTGCACATGCTGgtagaggggaaggaggaggggccTGCAGCCTGGGACGGCTCCAACCAG GACCCGCCCAAGCGCCTCAGAGGCCCCCAAAAGGATGAGCTGAAGTCCTTCATTCTGCAGAA GTACATGATGGTGGATAGCGCAGAAGATCAGAAGATTCACCGGCCCATGGCTCCCAAGGAG GCCCCCAAGAAGCTAATCCGATACATTGACAACCAGGTAGTGAGCACCAAGGGGGAGCGATTCAAAGATGTGCGGAACCCTGAGGCCGAGGAGATGAAGGCCACATACATCAACCTCAAGCCAGCCAGAAAATACCGCTTCCACTGA
- the FBXL15 gene encoding F-box/LRR-repeat protein 15, whose product MEPRMEPSGGEREPGAVRLLDLPWEDVLLPHVLNRVPLCQLLRLQRVSRAFRALVQLYLERLRRFDAAQVGPQIPRAALAWMLRDAKGLQELALAPCHEWLSDEDLVPVLARNPQLRSVALAGCGQLSRRALGALAEGCPNLRRLSLAHCDWVDGLALRGLADRCPALEELDLTACRQLKDEAIVYLAQRRGAGLRSLSLAVNANVGDTAVQELARNCPELEHLDLTGCLRVGSDGVRTLAEYCPALRSLRVRHCHHVAEPSLSRLRKRGVDIDVEPPLHQALVLLQDMAGCAPFVNLQV is encoded by the exons ATGGAGCCACGGATGGAGCCCTCCGGAGGGGAGCGAGAGCCCGGAGCCGTCAG GCTCCTGGACCTGCCCTGGGAAGACGTGCTGCTCCCACACGTACTGAACCGGGTACCGCTGTGCCAGCTGCTCCGGCTGCAGCGCGTCAGCCGGGCCTTCCGGGCCCTAGTGCAGCTGTACCTGGAGAGGCTGCGCCGCTTCGACGCCGCTCAG GTGGGTCCGCAGATCCCGCGGGCCGCATTGGCCTGGATGCTGCGGGACGCGAAGGGGCTGCAGGAGCTGGCGCTGGCGCCGTGTCACGAATGGCTGTCCGACGAGGACCTGGTGCCGGTGCTGGCGCGGAACCCGCAGCTGCGGAGTGTGGCCCTGGCCGGCTGCGGGCAACTGAGCCGCCGCGCGCTGGGGGCGCTGGCGGAGGGCTGCCCTAACCTGCGGCGCCTGTCGCTCGCGCACTGTGACTGGGTAGACGGGCTGGCGCTGCGTGGTCTCGCCGACCGCTGTCCGGCCCTTGAGGAGCTGGACCTCACCGCCTGCCGTCAGCTCAAGGATGAGGCCATCGTATACCTGGCGCAGAGGCGCGGCGCAGGCCTCCGCAGCCTCTCGCTGGCAGTCAACGCCAACGTGGGGGACACCGCCGTCCAGGAGTTGGCTCGGAACTGCCCGGAACTCGAGCACCTCGACCTAACCGGCTGCCTCCGCGTTGGAAGCGACGGCGTCAG GACATTGGCTGAGTACTGCCCAGCGCTGCGCTCGCTACGGGTGCGGCACTGCCACCATGTGGCGGAGCCCAGCTTGAGCCGCTTGCGGAAGCGCGGGGTGGACATCGACGTGGAGCCGCCGCTGCATCAGGCCCTAGTGCTCCTGCAGGATATGGCGGGCTGTGCACCCTTTGTCAACCTGCAGGTCTGA